One Sphingobium sp. Z007 genomic region harbors:
- a CDS encoding NAD(P)-dependent alcohol dehydrogenase, with protein sequence MEIQAAVAHGNGQPLMIEAIDLDEPQANEILVRIVATGICGTDLGILSHAPLPWPAVLGHEGAGIVEHVGSAVTGIAPGDHVVLTTTSCGRCATCQQGQPSFCMRFRAVNMSGGRRADGSCTHHQHGKPAFGGFLGQSSFAAYVLATERNAIKIDKDLPLDVMAPFGCGIQTGAAAVLNTLKVQAGKSLVVFGAGAVGLSALMAAKIAGCGPLIVVDTKADRLALAMELGATRTINPLEEDAVALLQADGGVDYAVEATGIASVMENAVNALGVNGVAVLVGVAPGQKVAIDPTALQSRGLTVMGTIMAGRDGVPALFVRKLIDFWKEGKLPVEKLIRYYEFSEINEAIAAAKDGSAVKPILRLPMNGETV encoded by the coding sequence ATGGAAATCCAAGCCGCCGTTGCCCATGGCAACGGCCAACCTCTGATGATCGAGGCGATAGACCTGGACGAGCCGCAGGCGAACGAAATTCTGGTTCGGATCGTCGCGACCGGCATTTGCGGAACGGATCTTGGCATATTGAGCCACGCGCCGCTGCCCTGGCCCGCAGTGCTGGGCCATGAAGGGGCAGGCATCGTCGAGCATGTGGGCAGCGCCGTCACGGGCATCGCGCCCGGCGATCATGTCGTACTGACGACGACGTCTTGCGGACGCTGCGCAACCTGTCAACAGGGGCAGCCTTCCTTCTGTATGCGTTTTCGCGCCGTCAATATGTCCGGCGGGCGGCGGGCGGACGGCAGTTGCACCCATCATCAGCATGGCAAACCGGCCTTTGGCGGTTTCCTTGGCCAATCTTCCTTCGCGGCCTATGTCCTCGCGACAGAGCGCAACGCGATCAAGATCGACAAGGATCTGCCGCTCGACGTAATGGCCCCCTTCGGTTGCGGCATCCAGACCGGCGCGGCGGCGGTTCTCAACACGCTCAAGGTGCAGGCGGGCAAAAGCCTGGTGGTATTTGGTGCAGGCGCGGTCGGCCTTTCGGCCCTGATGGCGGCCAAGATCGCCGGTTGCGGGCCACTCATCGTTGTCGATACCAAGGCGGATCGTCTCGCGCTGGCCATGGAACTGGGCGCGACGCGCACGATCAATCCGCTGGAAGAAGATGCCGTGGCGCTGCTCCAGGCCGATGGTGGCGTGGATTATGCCGTCGAGGCGACAGGCATCGCGTCGGTCATGGAAAATGCGGTCAACGCGCTCGGCGTCAACGGGGTTGCCGTACTGGTCGGCGTCGCGCCGGGGCAGAAGGTCGCGATCGATCCGACCGCTCTCCAGAGTCGCGGCCTGACCGTCATGGGAACAATCATGGCCGGGCGCGACGGTGTACCGGCTCTGTTCGTACGCAAACTCATCGACTTCTGGAAAGAGGGCAAGCTGCCGGTCGAAAAACTGATCCGCTACTATGAATTTTCCGAAATCAACGAAGCGATCGCGGCCGCCAAGGACGGATCGGCGGTCAAGCCGATCCTGCGCCTGCCGATGAATGGAGAAACCGTATGA
- a CDS encoding acyl-CoA dehydrogenase family protein — protein sequence MNSDAMTIGDEVRAWLADHWDAESRRAKAGGSLAEWMDQVMEAGWAVPSWPTQWWGRGLDKKSVSTIVNEFRKVGAPGAGQDRTNITANSVMQFGSDTLKRKIIPEFLTGRAHQCLLYSEPGAGSDLAAVRTRADLQGDHYVVTGQKVWTSGAQNADYGLLIARTDWDVPKHEGLSFFIIEMRQPGIEIRPINQITGDSHFNEVFLDGAIVPAENRVGDEGQGWKVMQTALAVERLVMGDGAGERRQGSSKNNVVSLIDIARETGKIDDPVARQDIAQAMAYRQLNALNMLRAKQDMAQGTASPIMSLGKLAMSRILHEDARVMTKLLGAESMLDGAEHERAADINYRTANAYMTSIGGGTDQIQRNIIGERVLGLPRETEADRNLPFRESRAVTG from the coding sequence ATGAATAGTGATGCAATGACCATAGGAGATGAAGTCCGCGCCTGGCTCGCCGACCATTGGGATGCCGAAAGCCGACGCGCCAAGGCTGGCGGCTCGCTTGCGGAATGGATGGATCAAGTGATGGAGGCCGGATGGGCCGTGCCCAGCTGGCCGACCCAATGGTGGGGTCGCGGGTTGGACAAGAAGTCCGTCAGCACCATCGTCAACGAATTCCGCAAGGTGGGAGCGCCCGGCGCCGGTCAGGACCGGACCAATATCACCGCAAACAGCGTGATGCAGTTCGGCAGCGACACGCTCAAGCGCAAGATCATTCCCGAATTTCTGACGGGCCGGGCGCATCAGTGCCTGCTCTATTCGGAGCCGGGCGCGGGCTCCGATCTGGCGGCGGTGCGAACGCGGGCCGATTTGCAGGGCGATCATTATGTCGTCACCGGGCAAAAGGTCTGGACGTCGGGCGCGCAGAATGCGGACTATGGACTGTTGATCGCACGCACGGACTGGGACGTGCCCAAGCATGAGGGACTGAGCTTCTTCATCATCGAAATGCGCCAGCCCGGCATCGAAATCCGCCCGATCAACCAGATCACAGGCGACAGCCATTTCAACGAAGTGTTCCTGGACGGGGCAATCGTACCAGCCGAAAATCGCGTCGGCGACGAAGGCCAGGGGTGGAAGGTGATGCAGACCGCGCTGGCCGTTGAACGGCTGGTGATGGGCGATGGCGCCGGCGAGCGTCGCCAGGGATCGTCCAAGAATAATGTCGTCAGCCTGATCGATATTGCCCGCGAGACTGGCAAGATCGACGATCCGGTCGCGCGTCAGGACATCGCGCAGGCCATGGCCTATCGCCAGCTCAATGCGCTTAACATGCTGCGCGCCAAGCAGGACATGGCACAGGGCACGGCGTCGCCCATCATGTCGCTGGGCAAGCTGGCGATGAGCCGCATCCTGCACGAGGATGCTCGCGTGATGACCAAACTGCTGGGCGCGGAGTCGATGCTGGACGGCGCGGAACATGAGCGGGCGGCGGACATCAATTATCGTACCGCCAATGCCTATATGACATCCATCGGCGGCGGCACCGATCAAATCCAGCGCAACATCATCGGCGAACGTGTCCTTGGCCTGCCGCGCGAAACGGAGGCCGACCGTAACTTGCCCTTCCGCGAATCCCGTGCCGTCACTGGCTGA
- a CDS encoding acyl-CoA dehydrogenase family protein — MTMISPDERAAMREGFGRLLAEKCAEADIRRVMATQSGNDPALWTAMADMGITALMVSDDHDGIGAGPVEIEEIMEEAGAALLAGPLLSSAFVAASLIGLSHDADAKARLLPAIASGEKIATVAFTGDSGSWDVAGVTVTAQPQGNQWILSGAASFVLSANLADILLVFAQTPDGLGCFEVDPAHVQIEPLQSWDPSLRLSKILFDEAQAVHIAGVNDVTFEQTLDIARVALAGEQAGACRKIFDITVDYLKTRVQFGRPIGGFQAIKHMAADLLIEVESATSAARAAARALDADAPDKNVLINLAAFACADAFSQVAATAIQMHGGIAFTWEHPAHLYLRRARADAQLFGQSDVYRERFVAAMEKAA, encoded by the coding sequence ATGACCATGATTAGTCCCGATGAACGGGCGGCTATGCGCGAAGGCTTTGGGCGACTGCTCGCCGAGAAGTGCGCCGAGGCTGATATTCGTCGCGTGATGGCCACGCAAAGCGGCAACGACCCTGCCCTGTGGACCGCCATGGCGGACATGGGGATCACCGCGCTGATGGTATCTGACGATCATGACGGCATCGGCGCGGGTCCGGTGGAAATAGAGGAGATCATGGAAGAAGCGGGCGCCGCGTTGCTGGCTGGTCCCCTTCTGTCCAGCGCGTTCGTCGCGGCGAGCCTGATCGGCCTTTCGCACGATGCCGATGCCAAGGCGCGGCTGTTGCCCGCAATCGCATCGGGCGAAAAGATCGCTACGGTGGCCTTCACCGGCGACAGCGGAAGCTGGGACGTGGCGGGCGTGACGGTGACGGCGCAACCGCAGGGCAATCAATGGATATTGAGCGGCGCGGCGTCCTTTGTTCTGTCGGCCAATCTCGCCGACATCCTGCTCGTATTCGCGCAGACCCCCGACGGGCTTGGCTGTTTCGAGGTCGATCCCGCCCATGTGCAGATCGAACCGCTGCAAAGCTGGGATCCATCCTTGCGCCTGTCGAAGATTTTGTTCGACGAGGCACAAGCGGTGCATATTGCAGGCGTAAACGACGTCACGTTCGAACAGACGCTCGACATCGCGCGGGTTGCGCTGGCTGGCGAACAGGCCGGAGCGTGCCGGAAGATATTCGACATCACGGTCGATTATCTCAAGACGCGCGTGCAGTTCGGCAGGCCGATCGGCGGCTTTCAGGCGATCAAACACATGGCGGCTGACCTGTTGATCGAAGTGGAGTCCGCAACATCTGCCGCGCGGGCTGCCGCGCGAGCGCTCGACGCCGATGCGCCGGACAAGAATGTGCTGATAAATTTGGCCGCCTTCGCCTGTGCCGACGCCTTTTCGCAGGTCGCGGCGACCGCGATCCAGATGCACGGTGGGATCGCCTTCACCTGGGAACATCCCGCCCATCTTTACCTGCGCCGGGCACGGGCCGACGCGCAACTGTTCGGTCAATCGGATGTGTACCGCGAACGCTTCGTCGCGGCGATGGAGAAAGCAGCATGA
- a CDS encoding TetR/AcrR family transcriptional regulator produces the protein MTFDVHGGAERTGRGRPRNPAIEIKIMEAALRLYGQVGWQGFNLDGVARGANVSKDALYRRWKSRESLLDATLRQRFDWIITIDTGNIRDDLLALAKRTFEVFAGTYGEVALQLRSDARRFPEVHAFAAPYREMMVLQGRRIVRRALDRGELPGKAKPGLILDMLIGGIINHIVSTPEKLRDNMLANSDSFVTTIVEIILQGIQNIS, from the coding sequence GTGACCTTTGATGTTCATGGCGGCGCTGAACGTACTGGTCGCGGGAGGCCTAGGAACCCGGCGATCGAGATAAAGATCATGGAAGCGGCGCTGCGCCTTTACGGGCAGGTCGGGTGGCAGGGGTTCAACCTGGACGGGGTCGCACGGGGCGCCAATGTCAGCAAGGACGCGCTCTATCGACGCTGGAAATCGCGCGAATCCTTGCTGGACGCGACGTTAAGGCAAAGGTTCGACTGGATTATCACGATAGATACCGGCAATATCCGCGACGATCTGCTTGCACTGGCCAAGCGGACGTTCGAGGTGTTCGCCGGAACTTATGGCGAGGTCGCGCTACAATTGCGATCCGATGCACGGCGCTTTCCCGAAGTTCATGCTTTCGCCGCCCCCTATCGCGAAATGATGGTCCTGCAGGGAAGGCGCATCGTCAGGCGTGCGCTAGATCGCGGCGAATTGCCGGGCAAGGCTAAGCCCGGACTGATCCTGGACATGCTCATCGGGGGAATAATCAATCACATCGTCTCGACCCCGGAAAAGCTACGGGACAATATGCTGGCAAATTCCGATTCATTCGTCACGACGATCGTCGAAATCATCTTGCAGGGTATTCAGAATATATCCTGA
- a CDS encoding crotonase/enoyl-CoA hydratase family protein: protein MFETIRYDVADGIATITLSRPDRLNAFNATMAQELIAAFDRSDADDMVRVVIVTGEGRGFCAGADLEAGADTFNYAVREGGPVGADGSIDWSHTDVRDTGGLVSLRIFNSLKPVIAAINGPAVGVGITMTLPMDIRIAAEGAKIGFVFARRGIVPEAASSWFLPRLVGISRAMEWCATGRVMLADEAQAGGLLRSVHAPDTLLDVARGIAREIADNTAPVSVSLTRQMLWRGLGFSHPMEAHRIDSRAVYARGRSADAGEGVTSFLEKRAPLYPDKVSQYMPGFYPWWEEPNWQ from the coding sequence ATGTTCGAAACGATCCGCTACGACGTGGCCGACGGCATCGCCACCATCACCCTTAGCCGGCCCGATCGTCTCAACGCCTTTAATGCCACCATGGCGCAGGAATTGATCGCCGCTTTCGACCGCAGCGATGCCGACGATATGGTGCGGGTCGTGATCGTCACGGGCGAAGGCCGTGGTTTCTGCGCCGGCGCGGACCTGGAAGCGGGTGCGGACACTTTCAACTATGCCGTGCGTGAAGGCGGTCCCGTAGGCGCTGACGGTAGCATCGATTGGTCCCACACTGATGTGCGCGACACTGGCGGACTGGTCAGCCTGCGCATCTTCAACAGCCTTAAACCCGTGATCGCGGCGATCAACGGCCCGGCGGTCGGCGTAGGCATCACCATGACCCTGCCGATGGACATTCGCATCGCCGCAGAAGGCGCGAAGATCGGCTTCGTCTTCGCCCGGCGCGGCATCGTACCCGAAGCGGCGTCAAGCTGGTTCCTGCCACGCCTTGTCGGCATCAGCAGGGCGATGGAATGGTGCGCCACCGGCCGGGTCATGCTGGCGGACGAGGCGCAGGCAGGCGGCCTGTTGCGCTCCGTTCACGCGCCCGATACGCTGCTCGACGTCGCACGCGGTATCGCGCGGGAAATCGCTGACAACACCGCCCCCGTTTCGGTATCGCTCACCCGGCAGATGCTTTGGCGCGGTCTGGGTTTCAGTCATCCAATGGAGGCGCACCGCATCGACAGCCGCGCCGTCTATGCGCGCGGGCGCAGCGCGGACGCCGGAGAAGGCGTCACCAGCTTTTTAGAAAAGCGCGCGCCGCTCTATCCCGACAAGGTCAGTCAATACATGCCGGGCTTTTATCCCTGGTGGGAGGAACCGAACTGGCAATGA
- a CDS encoding FadR/GntR family transcriptional regulator encodes MSDAAPPRQRASDAIADQLRREIAAGVFADGLLDPTPRLMQRFGVSRPTLREAFRMLESERLIEVRHGSRAGVRVRQPSGEGAARVTGQTLQAAGTTIEQLYEARLAFEPFAARLVAQRRDRRDIGRLRVAHADLNVLLDAKQWPALGAAMARFHHLLVELTGNQLLTLTADTIATLLERHQRNRNATLEEPVEPDAAWLSFRGLGVRSVARLITLVEAGEADAAETHWRLHVEGANDYWLKDADRYAVIDVIGAR; translated from the coding sequence ATGAGCGACGCCGCCCCACCCCGTCAGCGCGCATCCGACGCGATTGCCGATCAACTGCGCCGCGAAATTGCAGCCGGCGTCTTTGCCGACGGGCTGCTCGATCCCACGCCACGGCTGATGCAACGCTTCGGCGTATCGCGTCCCACCCTGCGCGAGGCGTTTCGTATGCTCGAAAGCGAGCGGCTGATCGAAGTGCGCCATGGCAGCCGCGCGGGCGTGCGCGTGCGCCAGCCCAGCGGTGAGGGCGCGGCGCGTGTGACCGGCCAGACGCTGCAAGCTGCGGGGACGACCATAGAACAATTATATGAGGCGCGGCTCGCCTTCGAACCCTTTGCCGCGCGGCTGGTCGCGCAACGCCGCGATCGCCGCGACATCGGTCGCCTGCGCGTCGCCCATGCCGATCTCAACGTGCTGCTCGACGCGAAGCAATGGCCCGCTCTTGGCGCGGCGATGGCGCGGTTTCATCATTTGCTGGTCGAATTGACCGGCAATCAGTTGCTGACCCTGACCGCCGATACCATCGCCACCCTGCTCGAACGGCACCAGCGCAATCGCAATGCCACCCTGGAAGAGCCTGTCGAACCCGATGCGGCCTGGCTGTCCTTTCGCGGCCTGGGCGTCCGGTCTGTCGCGCGGCTGATCACACTGGTCGAGGCTGGCGAAGCTGATGCCGCTGAAACCCATTGGCGGCTCCATGTCGAAGGCGCCAATGATTATTGGCTCAAGGACGCGGATCGCTACGCCGTCATCGACGTCATCGGCGCCCGCTGA
- a CDS encoding SDR family NAD(P)-dependent oxidoreductase, with protein sequence MFDLKGKTVVVTGGGRGIGRGIARAMAMAGADLVISGRSPGPLEETAAELRALGVHVVVAPGNIMSHDGIAELVATALVLKGRGRVDCWVNNAGSAAPGDVGPLIDMDEGQWDRVVDLNLKWTFFAAQAAARAMRDTGGSIINISSRSGSQPCPMTGNYGAAKAGVESLTATMAVEWGHLNIRVNAIAPGVVLTESSSAMTSESRRRRQIETVPLLRLGAVDDVGPLAVYFAADESSWTSGTVVQVTGGSRIPVGALSYLHKRSQEAFARQGSPGTP encoded by the coding sequence ATGTTCGACCTGAAGGGTAAAACCGTGGTGGTGACGGGCGGCGGCCGCGGCATCGGCCGTGGCATCGCCCGCGCCATGGCAATGGCGGGAGCGGATCTCGTCATCAGCGGCCGCAGCCCCGGCCCGCTGGAGGAAACGGCTGCCGAATTACGAGCGCTGGGTGTCCATGTCGTTGTCGCGCCCGGTAACATCATGAGCCACGACGGCATCGCCGAACTGGTCGCTACCGCACTGGTGCTCAAGGGTCGCGGGCGCGTTGATTGCTGGGTCAACAATGCCGGCAGCGCCGCGCCCGGCGACGTTGGCCCGTTGATCGACATGGACGAAGGACAATGGGACCGCGTCGTCGACCTCAACCTCAAATGGACCTTCTTTGCAGCGCAGGCCGCGGCGCGGGCGATGCGCGATACCGGCGGGTCGATCATCAACATCTCATCGCGCTCAGGCTCGCAACCCTGCCCGATGACCGGCAATTATGGCGCGGCCAAAGCAGGCGTGGAAAGCCTGACCGCGACGATGGCGGTCGAATGGGGTCACCTCAATATCCGCGTCAATGCCATTGCGCCCGGCGTCGTTCTGACCGAAAGCTCTTCGGCGATGACCAGTGAGAGCCGCCGCCGCCGCCAGATCGAAACCGTGCCTTTGCTGCGGCTGGGCGCGGTGGACGATGTCGGCCCGCTCGCGGTCTATTTCGCCGCCGATGAAAGCAGCTGGACGTCGGGCACGGTCGTGCAGGTGACCGGCGGCAGCCGTATTCCGGTCGGCGCGCTGTCCTATCTGCACAAGCGCAGCCAGGAAGCCTTCGCCCGACAGGGGAGTCCCGGCACGCCATGA
- a CDS encoding acyl-CoA dehydrogenase family protein: MEFAWTHDQRAYRERVRCALDDLLPADWDTHYAPQGYGSTDQIAFSRTFCPQLAERGLLVRHWPEQWGGESADPWEQFILAEEMKWRGEPRGPQYMNVNWLGPTLMRYGTPRQQADHLGRIARGEVIWCQGYSEPGAGTDLAALQTRAQKVDGGYVVNGQKIWTSYAREADFCFLLARTGAERKAISIFLVPMDSTGIEVKPFPGLVSDGHLNEMFFTDVFVPDSARVGEEGKAWDIITYALSFERVGIPRYHVGKKLLDRAVEQLMAEGRGDDPIIKARVGRIHAKFEAARLLTYVVVDERARQAPPSVNGNISRITASEACTDLTHFLMDYLPDILTGGDAILREFHRGNIAATIAAGTYELQLNLIARGALDLPKG; this comes from the coding sequence ATGGAGTTCGCCTGGACCCACGATCAGCGCGCCTATCGCGAACGGGTGCGCTGTGCGCTGGACGATTTGCTCCCGGCCGATTGGGACACTCATTATGCGCCGCAGGGCTATGGTTCGACGGATCAGATCGCGTTCAGCCGGACATTCTGCCCGCAACTGGCCGAACGCGGCCTGCTGGTGCGCCACTGGCCCGAACAATGGGGCGGGGAGAGCGCGGACCCGTGGGAGCAGTTCATCCTGGCCGAGGAGATGAAATGGCGCGGGGAGCCGCGCGGTCCCCAATATATGAACGTCAACTGGCTTGGCCCGACGCTCATGCGATATGGCACGCCCCGGCAACAGGCGGATCATCTGGGCCGGATCGCGCGAGGCGAGGTGATCTGGTGCCAGGGCTATTCGGAACCCGGTGCGGGCACCGATCTCGCCGCGCTCCAGACCCGCGCGCAAAAGGTGGATGGCGGCTATGTCGTCAACGGCCAGAAAATCTGGACCAGCTATGCGCGCGAAGCCGATTTCTGCTTCCTGCTGGCGCGCACGGGAGCCGAGCGCAAGGCGATCTCCATCTTCCTGGTGCCGATGGATTCAACAGGGATAGAGGTGAAGCCCTTTCCGGGGCTGGTGAGCGACGGGCATCTCAACGAGATGTTCTTCACGGACGTCTTTGTCCCCGACAGCGCGCGCGTGGGGGAGGAGGGCAAAGCGTGGGACATCATCACCTATGCGCTCAGTTTCGAGCGGGTCGGGATTCCGCGCTATCATGTCGGCAAGAAACTGCTCGACCGCGCAGTCGAGCAACTGATGGCGGAGGGGCGCGGCGACGATCCCATCATCAAGGCGCGGGTCGGGCGCATCCATGCGAAGTTCGAGGCGGCGCGGCTGTTGACCTATGTCGTGGTGGACGAACGCGCGCGGCAGGCGCCGCCTAGCGTCAACGGCAATATCAGCCGCATCACCGCGTCGGAGGCGTGTACCGACCTCACCCATTTCCTGATGGACTATCTGCCGGACATATTGACCGGCGGGGACGCGATATTGCGCGAATTCCACCGGGGCAACATCGCCGCGACCATCGCGGCGGGCACCTATGAACTGCAACTCAACCTGATCGCGCGCGGCGCGCTCGACCTGCCCAAAGGATAG
- a CDS encoding acyl-CoA dehydrogenase family protein, whose translation MEMELNGDQQMLVDAVRTLSAPWRDMPPGHERDYSHFAADLQDALAAGGFLRAGIDMGMLEAALVVLEISQLPVVTSVGASVLVAPALLGEVLDGPVALLSGDLAKAQRLLPVARHGLADRDGQAVLIDLSGVAAAPVESILAYPYGRFAAAPDMASARPVGDAARLRLWHRVAIAVECAGAAQAAVAVTVRHVKDRMVFGRPVGSFQAVQHRLAQCHQIACAMRMLALHAAWSGEAIAADIAATYAQDHVGKLAFDLHQFNGGMGVTAEHKLHFFTYRLRALQAELGGADAAAISVFDALWSKKAA comes from the coding sequence ATGGAGATGGAACTGAACGGGGACCAGCAGATGCTGGTCGATGCCGTCCGCACGCTGAGCGCGCCATGGCGCGACATGCCGCCGGGGCATGAGCGCGACTATAGCCATTTCGCCGCCGATCTTCAGGATGCGCTGGCGGCAGGCGGCTTCCTGCGCGCCGGGATCGACATGGGGATGCTGGAAGCGGCGCTGGTGGTGCTGGAAATATCGCAATTGCCGGTGGTGACGAGCGTGGGCGCGTCGGTGCTCGTGGCGCCCGCCTTGCTGGGCGAGGTGCTGGACGGGCCGGTGGCGCTGCTGTCGGGCGATCTCGCCAAGGCGCAGCGCCTGTTGCCGGTGGCGCGTCACGGGCTGGCGGATCGGGATGGACAGGCGGTGCTGATCGATCTTTCGGGCGTTGCGGCGGCGCCGGTCGAATCGATCCTCGCTTATCCATATGGCCGTTTCGCTGCTGCGCCGGATATGGCGTCCGCCCGGCCAGTGGGGGACGCAGCGCGGTTGCGTCTATGGCATCGCGTCGCCATCGCGGTCGAATGTGCAGGCGCGGCGCAGGCGGCGGTCGCGGTGACGGTGCGCCATGTGAAGGACCGGATGGTGTTCGGTCGCCCGGTCGGATCGTTTCAGGCGGTGCAACATCGCCTGGCCCAATGCCACCAGATCGCCTGCGCCATGCGGATGCTGGCGTTGCATGCGGCCTGGTCGGGTGAGGCGATTGCGGCGGACATCGCGGCGACCTATGCGCAGGATCATGTCGGCAAGCTCGCCTTCGACCTGCACCAGTTTAATGGCGGCATGGGCGTGACGGCCGAACATAAGCTGCATTTCTTCACCTACCGCCTGCGCGCGCTTCAGGCCGAACTGGGCGGCGCGGATGCGGCCGCCATCTCGGTATTTGACGCGCTGTGGAGCAAGAAGGCGGCTTAG
- a CDS encoding VOC family protein, producing the protein MAQDDGRARAGRMLHTIHAARDDGPLRRAYLMAFGGMAFAESYHAGEDRDMALIYVADHMVEPMAPRRPDATDMMFARYVAKYGPGWHSISVQVDDAAQASARVRAKGAQLTTDYPGFFFVHPRTTGGILFEVTDYRMTNDPKDEPSWNPHWAAARQHQPRRLARIVCAVRDLSPTIAFFTQAFDGALLEQGHCTFPQPARFARIRLSDGELLILQPDNQDAGPLADFLSVPCSGVYALAWEVGSLDAACTWMADNGLTVNRHPAMAEVMLEGARHWLAEA; encoded by the coding sequence ATGGCACAGGATGACGGCCGCGCCCGCGCAGGCAGGATGCTGCACACAATCCATGCCGCGCGCGATGACGGCCCGCTGCGCCGCGCCTATCTGATGGCCTTTGGCGGCATGGCCTTCGCCGAAAGCTATCATGCGGGCGAGGATCGCGACATGGCGCTGATTTATGTCGCCGATCATATGGTGGAACCGATGGCGCCCCGCCGTCCCGATGCGACCGATATGATGTTTGCTCGCTATGTCGCGAAATATGGGCCGGGCTGGCATTCTATATCGGTCCAAGTCGATGACGCAGCACAGGCATCGGCGCGGGTGCGGGCCAAAGGCGCGCAACTGACCACCGACTATCCCGGCTTCTTCTTCGTCCACCCGCGCACTACCGGCGGCATCCTATTCGAAGTCACTGACTATCGCATGACAAACGATCCGAAGGACGAACCGAGTTGGAACCCGCACTGGGCTGCGGCACGCCAGCACCAGCCCCGCCGCCTGGCGCGGATCGTGTGCGCGGTGCGCGATCTGTCGCCGACCATCGCCTTCTTCACCCAGGCGTTCGACGGGGCATTACTGGAGCAGGGCCATTGCACCTTTCCGCAACCGGCGCGCTTTGCCCGCATCCGTCTGAGCGACGGAGAATTGCTCATCCTGCAACCCGATAATCAGGATGCGGGACCGCTGGCCGATTTCCTGTCCGTACCCTGTTCGGGCGTGTACGCGCTGGCGTGGGAAGTCGGATCGCTGGACGCGGCCTGCACCTGGATGGCCGACAACGGCCTGACGGTAAACCGCCATCCGGCCATGGCCGAAGTCATGCTGGAAGGCGCGCGGCACTGGCTGGCGGAAGCCTAA
- a CDS encoding TetR family transcriptional regulator: protein MKTALAQPKQNLSGQRMGAKGLKTRRRLIDATVDLLNSNPIRDIKVVDIAARANTASATFYLYFDSVIEVVCAASAELVQSTPAVMALFESEWTKDNSLEKAISLVKLYIHFWDGHRALLRTRNLAAEEGDERFVLVREDSVRALLMALADQITIAQQAGRAPSFSPAAATSGTIMMMLERLGALMHVHRVRSDITIDGMIAACAQQIATSVGFPPP from the coding sequence ATGAAAACCGCGCTGGCGCAACCTAAACAGAATCTCAGCGGACAACGCATGGGCGCAAAGGGTCTGAAGACCCGTCGTCGCCTGATCGACGCGACCGTCGACCTGCTGAACAGCAATCCCATTCGCGACATAAAGGTCGTGGATATCGCTGCTCGCGCGAACACCGCTTCCGCCACCTTCTACCTCTATTTCGACAGCGTAATCGAAGTTGTCTGCGCCGCCAGCGCGGAACTGGTGCAGAGCACGCCAGCCGTCATGGCCCTGTTCGAAAGCGAATGGACAAAGGACAACAGCCTGGAAAAGGCCATCAGTTTGGTCAAATTATACATTCATTTCTGGGACGGGCACCGAGCCTTGCTGCGCACCCGCAATCTCGCGGCCGAGGAAGGCGACGAACGGTTCGTCCTGGTGCGCGAGGATTCGGTTCGCGCATTGCTCATGGCGCTTGCAGACCAGATCACCATCGCGCAGCAAGCGGGCCGAGCGCCCTCTTTTTCACCCGCCGCCGCGACGTCGGGGACGATCATGATGATGCTGGAACGGTTGGGTGCGTTGATGCATGTCCATCGTGTGCGCAGCGACATCACGATTGATGGCATGATCGCCGCCTGCGCGCAGCAAATCGCGACAAGCGTCGGCTTCCCCCCGCCCTGA